One genomic segment of Kordiimonas sp. SCSIO 12603 includes these proteins:
- a CDS encoding ATP F0F1 synthase subunit B, protein MDFSDPTFWVAGSFLVFVGILLWKGVPKLLGEMLDARAEEIRSQIEEAKNLRDEAEQMLHDYQRKQRDAEKEAAEILARAEEDAKIMTEAAKGDIANMVERRTKAAEEKIAQAEASAVKEVQATAVDVAVNAATAVLADTLKGKAGKELANAAIEDVETKLH, encoded by the coding sequence ATGGACTTTTCAGATCCAACCTTCTGGGTAGCAGGCTCCTTCCTTGTATTCGTTGGTATTTTGCTTTGGAAAGGTGTTCCTAAACTCCTTGGCGAAATGCTGGATGCGCGTGCAGAGGAAATCCGTTCGCAAATCGAAGAAGCAAAGAACCTTCGTGATGAAGCAGAGCAAATGCTTCATGACTATCAGCGCAAACAGCGTGATGCAGAAAAAGAAGCTGCTGAAATCCTGGCCCGTGCTGAAGAAGATGCGAAGATCATGACTGAAGCTGCTAAAGGCGATATCGCTAACATGGTTGAGCGCCGCACCAAAGCTGCTGAAGAGAAGATCGCGCAGGCTGAGGCTTCTGCTGTTAAGGAAGTGCAGGCTACTGCTGTGGACGTAGCGGTAAATGCTGCAACAGCTGTTCTTGCTGATACGCTTAAAGGCAAAGCTGGCAAAGAGCTTGCTAACGCTGCAATCGAAGATGTGGAAACAAAACTCCACTAA
- a CDS encoding hypothetical protein (produces ATP from ADP in the presence of a proton gradient across the membrane; subunit B' is part of the membrane proton channel.) — protein sequence MANANTEVAQDQGGLPQLNVIADGTYTNQIAWLLLTFLFLFFVVSRIVLPRVTKVLGEREENVANNLDTAERLKNEAEEVKAAYEAAVADARKKAQEIVLGAKDTIQADIAKAQSELDATLGAKAEEAEARIMKARDEALAGIDTVAAEVASEMVAKLAGVEAKEKTVADAVKAALDTAKGA from the coding sequence ATGGCCAACGCCAATACAGAAGTAGCTCAGGACCAAGGTGGTTTGCCGCAGCTTAACGTGATTGCGGATGGTACTTATACCAACCAGATCGCTTGGTTGCTTCTTACTTTCCTCTTCTTGTTCTTTGTTGTTTCACGCATCGTTCTTCCGCGTGTAACCAAAGTTCTCGGAGAGCGTGAAGAAAACGTAGCAAACAATCTTGATACTGCTGAGCGTCTTAAAAATGAAGCGGAAGAAGTAAAAGCAGCTTATGAAGCAGCTGTTGCTGATGCCCGCAAAAAAGCTCAGGAAATCGTTCTGGGTGCAAAAGACACAATTCAAGCTGATATTGCTAAAGCACAGTCAGAGTTGGATGCAACTCTTGGCGCTAAAGCAGAAGAAGCTGAAGCACGCATTATGAAAGCACGTGATGAAGCACTTGCAGGCATCGATACTGTTGCCGCTGAAGTAGCTTCTGAGATGGTTGCTAAGCTTGCTGGTGTTGAAGCAAAAGAGAAAACTGTTGCTGATGCGGTGAAAGCTGCACTCGATACAGCGAAGGGGGCGTAA
- a CDS encoding cation diffusion facilitator family transporter: MDRENTGHLMRYATWAAVSVALVLVMTKAIAWWMSGSVAMLGSLSDSFLDMASSVVTLFAVKAALIPADDDHRFGHGKAEALAGLFQAAVMVVLSVLLAVEAVEHFLTPQAYQAPDYVIGVSLLAVVLSFGLVMFQSYVVKKSGSIAIAGDQLHYTGDLLLNIGVIASAIAAGYGYIYADAVFAALITVYILHGAWDVAIPAIDMLMDKEMGTEDEERIIAIVAAVPDVQGMHHLKTRASGRDLFIQMHIEVDGNITVREGHSIAEQVELALSSQYPQAEILIHIDPPSSAEN; encoded by the coding sequence ATGGACAGAGAAAATACAGGCCACTTAATGCGCTATGCCACATGGGCCGCTGTATCAGTTGCTTTGGTGTTGGTAATGACCAAAGCAATCGCATGGTGGATGTCTGGCTCTGTTGCAATGCTTGGATCACTGTCTGACTCTTTTCTAGATATGGCATCCTCAGTTGTTACGCTCTTCGCTGTGAAAGCAGCTCTTATCCCCGCCGATGATGATCACCGTTTTGGTCACGGCAAAGCAGAGGCTCTAGCTGGGCTATTTCAGGCGGCGGTGATGGTGGTTCTATCAGTTTTATTGGCGGTAGAGGCAGTCGAGCATTTCCTGACCCCCCAAGCATATCAAGCACCTGATTATGTTATCGGCGTTTCGTTATTGGCCGTGGTGCTATCATTTGGTTTGGTAATGTTTCAGTCGTATGTAGTGAAGAAATCTGGTTCCATCGCTATTGCTGGTGACCAGCTTCATTATACGGGTGATCTTCTGCTCAATATTGGTGTTATTGCTTCTGCTATTGCGGCTGGATACGGGTATATATATGCAGATGCCGTCTTTGCCGCTTTGATTACTGTTTATATTCTTCATGGTGCATGGGATGTCGCAATTCCAGCTATTGACATGTTGATGGATAAAGAGATGGGAACTGAGGATGAAGAGCGCATCATCGCCATTGTTGCAGCGGTGCCGGATGTTCAGGGTATGCATCATCTTAAAACGCGTGCATCTGGCCGAGATCTATTTATTCAAATGCATATAGAGGTTGATGGTAATATTACGGTGAGGGAAGGGCACTCAATAGCTGAGCAGGTTGAACTCGCATTAAGTTCTCAATATCCTCAGGCTGAAATTCTTATTCATATTGACCCGCCTTCAAGTGCGGAAAATTAA